The Nomia melanderi isolate GNS246 chromosome 7, iyNomMela1, whole genome shotgun sequence genome includes a window with the following:
- the LOC143174750 gene encoding uncharacterized protein LOC143174750, translating into MRPSLLILGCLLFVSALGDPIRTKKEAPLSPPPSQYGPPATSYGVPNLGSSYSPPSGSYGAPPPPSSSYGAPSAPSSSYGAPAAPSSSYGAPSSSYGAPAGPSSSYGAPVAPSSSYGAPVAPSSSYGAPSAPSSSYGAPSAPSSSYGAPSAPSPSYGAPSAPSSSYGAPSGHGSFGGDSGYSSGGSFGGDHGGHGGGGGDHGSFGGDQGSYGGGSFGGDHGGGSGSFGGDHHGAGSFGGDHGGGSDSFGGDHHGAGSGSFGGDHGGGGLSSSYGPPSQSYGPPAQSYGPPAQSYGPPQPQGRFEKKLTWKAEWKQVWKSEQKLAWKQEWKKVQVPVWKEVQVPAWKEVKVPVWKKVQKPVWKEVQVPAWKEVQVPAWKKIQKPVWKEIQVPAWKEVQVPDWKKVWVPEWVKIGIPGEQYVGKDQHGWQYTSHDLWKKKLVWKPVWKKVWRTEKKQVWVSDKKLEWKTEWKQVWKTEKKQVWVADKKLVWKEESVQVWVPEKKQIWVTQKKQVWKDEWKSKWVPVWKEVQVPAWKKIWKPVWEKVWVPAEQHHDEHHGYK; encoded by the exons CTAATACTGGGTTGCCTCCTTTTCGTCTCCGCCCTCGGAGATCCTATAAGGACGAAAAAAGA AGCACCGTTGAGTCCTCCGCCGAGCCAATATGGCCCGCCAGCGACCTCTTACGGAGTACCAAACCTAGGAAGCTCTTATAGTCCGCCGTCGGGCTCCTACGGCGCGCCTCCGCCGCCATCTTCCTCGTACGGCGCTCCGTCGGCCCCGTCCTCCTCCTACGGTGCGCCGGCTGCGCCTTCGTCCTCTTACGGCGCGCCATCGTCATCTTATGGTGCACCAGCTGGACCATCGTCATCTTACGGAGCACCAGTCGCGCCATCGTCCTCCTACGGTGCACCAGTTGCGCCATCATCTTCCTACGGAGCGCCATCGGCTCCGTCGTCTTCCTACGGAGCACCATCGGCTCCGTCGTCTTCATACGGAGCACCGTCAGCCCCGTCGCCCTCCTACGGAGCTCCGTCAGCTCCGTCCTCTTCGTACGGCGCGCCATCAGGCCACGGATCCTTCGGTGGTGACTCTGGCTACAGCAGCGGAGGATCGTTCGGCGGCGATCACGGCGGCCATGGAGGCGGCGGTGGCGACCATGGATCGTTCGGTGGCGATCAAGGCTCCTACGGTGGCGGCTCCTTCGGTGGCGATCACGGTGGAGGATCTGGCTCGTTCGGAGGTGATCACCATGGCGCAGGATCCTTCGGTGGCGACCACGGCGGAGGATCTGACTCGTTCGGAGGTGATCACCATGGCGCAGGATCCGGCTCCTTTGGCGGAGACCACGGCGGCGGAGGATTGTCGTCCTCCTACGGCCCCCCATCGCAATCTTACGGCCCCCCGGCTCAATCTTACGGTCCTCCGGCTCAGTCTTACGGCCCGCCGCAGCCGCAAGGCAGGTTCGAGAAGAAGCTCACGTGGAAGGCGGAGTGGAAGCAGGTCTGGAAGTCGGAGCAGAAGCTAGCCTGGAAGCAGGAATGGAAGAAGGTGCAGGTCCCCGTGTGGAAAGAGGTCCAGGTGCCTGCGTGGAAGGAAGTGAAGGTCCCGGTGTGGAAGAAGGTCCAGAAGCCGGTGTGGAAGGAGGTCCAGGTGCCGGCTTGGAAGGAGGTTCAGGTGCCGGCTTGGAAGAAGATCCAGAAGCCGGTGTGGAAGGAGATCCAGGTGCCAGCTTGGAAAGAGGTCCAGGTCCCGGACTGGAAGAAGGTGTGGGTGCCGGAATGGGTGAAGATCGGCATCCCAGGTGAGCAGTACGTCGGCAAGGATCAGCACGGCTGGCAGTACACCAGCCACGACCTGTGGAAGAAGAAGCTGGTCTGGAAGCCTGTGTGGAAGAAGGTCTGGCGGACGGAGAAGAAGCAGGTCTGGGTGAGCGACAAGAAGCTCGAGTGGAAGACCGAGTGGAAGCAGGTCTGGAAGACCGAGAAGAAGCAGGTCTGGGTGGCGGACAAGAAGCTGGTCTGGAAGGAGGAGTCGGTGCAGGTCTGGGTGCCCGAGAAGAAGCAGATCTGGGTCACGCAGAAGAAGCAGGTGTGGAAGGACGAGTGGAAGAGCAAGTGGGTGCCGGTCTGGAAGGAGGTGCAGGTGCCTGCCTGGAAGAAGATATGGAAGCCCGTGTGGGAGAAAGTTTGGGTGCCCGCGGAGCAACACCACGACGAGCACCATGGGTACAAGTAA